The Paramixta manurensis region CGTCGTTTCAAGGTCATGGGCGAAGCGTTGCGCACTGAGTAATGCCCCGCTTTCGCTAATCGCATGCGGCAGCACTATCCGTTGCGGACAACGAGTGAGCGGGAGGGCGCGCCACAAACGGCTCTGTGTCCAGCCGCGCAACGCTGCGGGTGACTGCCCCGGCGCAGGCATGATCAGCAGCCGGGCGTGCTGCGAGCCGGCAATTTGTTGAATTTCAACCTGCGCTTCCCCTTGTGCGTTAACCGCGCCACGCCAGGCATTGGTTAACCCGACACGCTGCATCACATCATTAAAAAAACTGTTTTCGCCATACAGACGGATGTGTAAATCATCTACCGGTGAGGCGAGATAACAGGGTGTCGCGGCCTGTTGGCGCAGCGCGTCTTGAGTATGCAACAGTTGCTGATCCAATCCGGCCCGTAGCCGCGCGGCTTGCGGTTTTAATGCCAACCGGGTCGCCAGCTTGTCGCAACTGGCATAAAAACTGGCCAGCCGCCCGGTTGCCAGAGTGAGGGTTGGCGCGATGGCTTCCAGCATCGGCTTACTCATCGCATGGGCGGGAGTGATAATAATCAGATCGGGTTTTAACCCGTACAACGCCTCAAGGTTGGGCTGAAATAACAGCCCAATATCCTGTACCTGAGCAGGGAGCGTCGGCAGGCCAATTAACTGGCGATACCATTGCGGCGCGGAAACCGCTAACGGCGTGACGCCGAGCGATAAGAGTAGCTCCGTCAACCCCCAATCCAATACCGCGATACGCTGCGGCGGCAAAGCGGCCTTAACGCCGCCTGCCAGCGGCAGCGTCAAGGCCAATTGCAGCAAACTACGCCGTGAAAGCCTCAAAGCAGACCTACCATTGATAGCTCAACGTCGCGACGTATTGGCGCTTAATTGCATATTCACAGCCGTTATCCTGACATGATGCTAAATAGACTTTATTGGTTAAGTTTTCAGCATTCAGCGCCATTTGCCACTGCCGCCAGCGATAACTGACCATTGCGTCATATACGGTTGCGGCTGGCACTTTGAGCGTATTGGCGCGATTGGCGTAGCTGGTGCCGATATAACGCGCGCCGCCGCCGACTTTCAGCCCGTCCAGTGCGCCGTGTAGGGAGTACTCACTCCATAGCCGTGCGCTATTGCGGGAGATCGCCACCGGATCATTGCCCTTATCACCGTTATTCGACTGCACCACTTCCGGATCGGTATAGGCATAGGAAGCCAGCACCAGCCAATCTGGCGTGAGGTTAATTTTGCCTTCCAGTTCGACCCCTTTACTGCGGATTTCACCGGTTTGCACTGAATAGTTGAGATGCTCAAGGTCGGCGGTGGCAACATTGGTTTCGCGCAAATCGAACAGCGCGACGGTAAACAGCGCATCCAGCCCCAATGGATCGTATTTCAGGCCGATTTCCGACTGTTTGCCTTTGGTTGGTTTAAAGGCGTTACCGTTGAAATCACTGCCGCTGGTGGGCACAAACGATGTCGAGTAGCTGATATACGGCGCCAGGCCATTATCAAAATGATACAGCAACGCCGCGCGCCCGGTGGTGGCATGGTCGTTTTGCTGGCTATTACTGCTGGCAACCAGGTCACGCACATTGGTTTTGGCATAGTCAAACCGTCCGCCGAGGTTCATCACCCAACGGTCCCATTTGAGCTGGTCCTGAAGATAAGCGCCGGTTTGCGCCATGGTGGAGTGGGTGCGGCTGGTGAAGTCTGGCAGGGTGACCGGCGTACTGTAATCCGGATCGAGGTAGTTGATCGGGCTGGCATCACCATAACCGGCGTTGGAACGGATCGAGGTGTGCATATAGTCCACGCCTGCTAATACCGTATGGTTCAGCGGGCCGGTAGCAAAATGCCATTCCGATTGGTTATCCAGCGCGATGTTACTCATCGTTTCTGTCAGATTCATTGAGGCGCGATTAACCAGCGGCGCATTCGGTACTACGCCGATGGGATACACCATCTTGTAGTCGGCGGACGAGCTGAGATAACGCAGATTCTGACGAACGGTGACTAAATCATTAAAGCGATGTTCAAACTGGTAGCCGATACTGCCCTGATTGCGTGAGTATGTGTCGAGCCCCGGCTGACCACCATAGAAATGGGTGGAAATATGGCCATTCGGATTATGGACCAGCGTGCCTACCACCGGCTGTTGGTTAAAGAAGCCGGAATCCGGATCGCGGCGCAACTGCGCCAACACGGTCAGCGAGGTATCCGCATCTGGCTGCCAGGTGAGGGAAGGCGCGATATCAAAGTGTTGATAGCGCGAATGGTCAACCTGCGTCTGGGTGTTAAAGAAAGTCCCGCTGACGCGCCCCAGCAGTTGATGGTTATCGTCCAATGGGCCGGTGACATCAAAGCCTGTACCAAACTGATGGTAATTACCGGCGCTGAGATAAACTTCACCGCCAGGCTGCGCCTCCGGTTTTTTGCTGACCAGGTTTACAATGCCGCCCGGATTGGCCTGGCCATATAATACCGACGAGGGGCCTTTCACCACTTCAATCCGTGATAACAGATAGGGATCCCAGGCCGGGCGCGACCAGTATGCTTCGCGCGGCAGACGCAGGCCATCCAGGTATTCGTCCGCTTCGAAACCGCGCACATAGATAGTATCGAAACGGGTATCCGGCCCACTGCTTTCGGCGGAAACCCCGGCGAGGTAGCGCACCGCCTGCGGAATAGTTTTTGCCGCTTGGGTGGCGATTTGCGCTTGCGTTACTACCGAGACGCTTTGCGGCGTTTCAATCAGCGGTGTCGCTGTCTTTGTGGCGGCGGCAGAAACATGGGCGACCGCGTTGCCTTCATCTTCGGTGGTTTGCTGTGTATTCGCATTGACCACCATGGTGGATTCCGCTGGCGGCGCACTGCTGTTTTCCGCTGCGTTTGCCATAGGTGATGCGCTACCGATAACGGTGGCCAGCAAAGCGGCCTGCGCTGTAATTCCCTGAAAAATGTCCCGAGCCTGTTTCATAGTTTCCCCATGAAATCCTGGTATTATTAAAATGAGGATAAAAATGATAATCATTCCCTTTTAAAAATGCAGCCGGGACACTATGATGATGGCGATACTTTGGTGGGGAATAGCGTGATCCAGACAGAGGTTGTCTGTTTTGTAGCTAAATACAGGTCGTTACTGAATTCTGACGATGATTAACGGGAAGACGATATACGATGGAAAATCACTGGCATCCCAAAGCGTTACGCCATTCCCTTCCGCCTGAAGGGGCGATCGCTGGCGTACGGCTGTTAACCTATGGCGCCGGTAGCACCGAGCCGTGGCACGCCCATGAACAGGGGCAGTTAATCTTTACTACCGCCGGGGTAGTACGCATCCAGACCGAACAACAGGTGTGGATACTGGCGCCGTTCCAGGCATTATGGCTGCCGGGAGGTATCCCTCACCAACTGTATGCCATAAACCCTGTTACCACCAGTAATGTGTATTTAACCGCTGACGCTTCCCGCCAGTACAGTACCGATTTTCGTTGTCTACAGGTCACGCCCTTATTGCAGGCTTTGGTTGAGGAACTGGTGGTTGCGCCTTTACCTCATGGCGTGGCGCGGCATGAGGCGCTTACCGCGCTGCTGTATAACGAATTATCCTGGGTGCCGCCCGCCCGCGTCTGCCAGATTGTTTTTCCTCTCGATCGCCGGGCGCGCACGGTGTGCGATGCGTTATGCCAGGCGCCCGCTAACAATGAAACGCTGGCCTGCTGGGGGCAAAAGGTTGGCGCCAGTGAGCGTACGCTGGCGCGGATATTCCGTGAGCAAACCCGCCACAGTTTCGCCGGTTGGCGGCAGAATCTGCGTCTGGCGGAGGCTATTTGTTACCTGGCGCAGGGGCAGTCGATTAAACGGTTGTCGGCAGAGTTGGGCTATCAAAGCACCAGCGCATTTATCGCGATGTTTCGCAAACAACTTGGCACCACGCCGCAGCGTTTCCTGCAAAAAAATGAGGTATCACTTCCTGCCTGAGCCTCTCTCACGGCGATTTTTGCCCCATTAATCTCCTTTCATGGCATCCGATAAAAAGCGAAAGCGATCACAAACTGACCAATTGTAACGTGTTAACGTCAATTAATCCTTAGTTAGGATTAATTAAAAAATAGTCAGTCAGGGACGGCGTTCAGGTTAAGCAATGAAGACACCAGGTCCGGAGCGCAGGCTTTACCGGGCCGCTACAATTCATTCTCGTCCCGGAGTCTGCTATGAATCTCCTTGATTACCTCGTGATGGCGCTGTACGCATTAATGATTGTTTTGATTACATTTTGGGCTATGCGTCGGATAGGCAGTACCAAAGATTTTTTCGCCGCGGGCGGTAAAATGCCGTGGTGGCTTTCCGGCGTGTCGCACCATATGTCGGGTTATAGCGCCGCCGTATTTGTTGCTTACGCGGCGGTGGCGTACCAGGCGGGGATCACCATCTATTTCTGGTGGGCGTTTCCGATTGCGATTGCGGTGTTGTTTGGCGCGATAGTTTTCGCGCCGCGCTGGGCGCGCCTACGCATTCATATGAATATTGAGTCGCCGATGGAATATCTCGCTACCCGCTATAACGTTCCCACTCAGCAAGTGCTGGCCTGGAGCGGCGTGATACTGAAAGTGTTTGATGTCGGGGCTAAATGGGCGGCGATTGCGATCATTATCAACGTGTTTACCGGTTTCGATCCGTTGATGGGCATTTTAATCGCAGGGGCGCTAAGCCTATTTTATTCGGTGATGGGCGGGCTGTGGGCCGATGCGTGTAACGATTTTGGGCAGTTTGTGGTGCAGTTTATCGCCGCCATTGTCATGGTGGTGGCGGTGGCGGTGCATTTAGGCGGCGTTAGCCAACTGCTACACATTTGGGATCACCTGCCGGCGCAGCACACGGTAATTGTGCAGGAGCCCTATTCGCTGGGCTTTATCCTCGCCTATTTCGTGATTTATACCCTGAGTTATAACGGCGGAACCTGGAACCTCGCCCAACGTTTTATTGCGTCGCCCGGCGGTAAGCAGGCGCGCAAGGCCGCTCTGCTGTCGGCGGCGCTGTATTTAATCTGGCCGCTGGTGCTATTTTATCCAATGTGGGCCGCGCCACTGCTGTTTCCGGATTTAGCCGATCCGTCCCGCTCCTACTCGGTGATGGCGATGTCGTTATTACCGAACGGATTGATCGGTTTGGTACTGGTCGCGATGTTTACCCATACTCTGTCAATGACCTCATCGGATGCCAATGCCATTACGGCGGTGGTCACGCGTGATATTTTACCGGCGTTGTTCCCAAAACGTTTTTCACACGCCACGCCCTCGCTGCTGGCGGCGCGGATCACCACCACGCTGTTTATCATTATTACCCTGATAATTGCCTTAAATGCCGGGCGTTTCGGCGGCGTTCTCACCTTGTTGATCGTCTGGTTCGGTGGCTTGGTTGGGCCAATCTCCATTCCGATGTTGCTGGGCCTATTGCCGTGGTTCCGTAAATGCGGCGCGACGGCAGCGATTGCCTCGTGGGCTATCGGTGTGGCGACTTTTTTTATCGTCAAATTCTTGCTGCCGGGTATGAGCACCGCCACCGTTGTGGCGGCACCGGTATTCTCCTCTCTGGTGATTTTCTGGCTGTGCGGCGTGTTGCGCCGCTCACCGGTGGCACCGGAGGTCGATACGTTACTTAACGCGCTCAACCAGGATGGCCCGGCACCCACGCCTCGCGGAGCGGGTGTCTCGGCTTATCACACCGAGAGCAAATAACTTTTGAGGAGCGAATGATGGAATCGCAGTATCAAAACCGACAGTATGAAAAGTTACAGGTGAAAGTGTTTCCCGATCGGCAAGCATTAGGTTACCAGGCGGCTGAAGAAGCGGCGGCGTACCTGCGCCAGCGCCTCGCGAGCCAGCAGCAAGTGCGGATCGTGTTTGCCGCCGCACCGTCGCAGAATGCGTTTTTAGATCGATTGCGGCAGGCGCCGGATATTGAGTGGTCGCGAGTGAGCGCCTTTCATATGGATGAATACATTGGGCTGGCTGAGGGCGCAGAACAGTTATTTAGCCACTATCTCACCACCCATTTATTTCGCGATGTTCAGCCAGGCGAGGTGCATTTGATCCCGGCCTCCGGCCAACCTGAACAGATCATTCAGCGTTATAGCGATCTGCTGGCGGTAGCGCCGATCGATATGGTGTGTCTCGGCATCGGCGAAAATGGTCATTTGGCGTTTAACGATCCGCCGGTGGCGGACTTCGCCGATCCGCAGGTTATGAAGGTGGTGGAACTGGATGCGGTTTGTCGCCAGCAGCAGGTCAACGATGGCTGCTTTTCAACCCTGGCGGCAGTGCCGCGCCATGCGCTGACGCTGACGATCCCCACGCTGTTGTCCGCTCAACGCCTGTTTTGTATGGTGCCCGGTAAGAATAAACGCCAGGCGGTAACCGATACGTTGCGCCAACCAATCACCACCGCGTGCCCTTCCACTATTTTGCGCCAGCACGCGGGCTGCACGTTGTACACCGACAGCGACGCCTTTCAGGAGTTAGCGGATGCCTGAGCAACCACTACGCGGACGCCACTATCGCACCTTACAACCCATTGAGGTCAGGGTGGCGGAGGGAATGATCCGCGCCATCCAGCCGGTGGCGGATCAGGCGGCATTGCCGCTGATCGCACCGGGTTTGGTGGATTTACAGGTTAATGGTTACGCCGCCATCGATTTCAACCATTTTCCGTTTAGCGTTGATGAGGTGGCGCAAGTGACGCGGGAGCTGTGGCGTCAGGGCGTGACGACCTTTATGCCGACGGTGATTACCGCAGATAGCGACGTTATTGAGCAGGCGGTGAAAACGCTGGCCGAGGCCTGTGAAGAACATCCGGAGGTGGCGCGCGCGGTGTGCGGCATCCACCTGGAAGGGCCGTTTTTATCACCGGAAGACGGGCCGCGCGGCGCCCATCCGCGTGCGCATATTAAAGCGCCCGATGCGCAACTGTTTAGGCGCTGGCAGGCAGCAGCAGGTGGTCGCATTACCTTATTGACCTTATCTCCCGAATGGCCGACCGCGCCGGATTTTATTCGCACGCTGACGGCAATGGGCGTGGTGGTTTCGCTCGGGCATACGGCGGCAACGCCGGAGCAAATTATCACGGCAGTGGAGGCCGGGGCACGGATGTCGACGCATCTGGGCAATGGCGCACATTTACAATTACCGCGCCATCCGAACTATATTTGGCAGCAACTGGCGCAGGATGAACTG contains the following coding sequences:
- a CDS encoding 6-phosphogluconolactonase produces the protein MMESQYQNRQYEKLQVKVFPDRQALGYQAAEEAAAYLRQRLASQQQVRIVFAAAPSQNAFLDRLRQAPDIEWSRVSAFHMDEYIGLAEGAEQLFSHYLTTHLFRDVQPGEVHLIPASGQPEQIIQRYSDLLAVAPIDMVCLGIGENGHLAFNDPPVADFADPQVMKVVELDAVCRQQQVNDGCFSTLAAVPRHALTLTIPTLLSAQRLFCMVPGKNKRQAVTDTLRQPITTACPSTILRQHAGCTLYTDSDAFQELADA
- a CDS encoding AraC family transcriptional regulator, giving the protein MENHWHPKALRHSLPPEGAIAGVRLLTYGAGSTEPWHAHEQGQLIFTTAGVVRIQTEQQVWILAPFQALWLPGGIPHQLYAINPVTTSNVYLTADASRQYSTDFRCLQVTPLLQALVEELVVAPLPHGVARHEALTALLYNELSWVPPARVCQIVFPLDRRARTVCDALCQAPANNETLACWGQKVGASERTLARIFREQTRHSFAGWRQNLRLAEAICYLAQGQSIKRLSAELGYQSTSAFIAMFRKQLGTTPQRFLQKNEVSLPA
- a CDS encoding sodium:solute symporter family transporter, whose product is MNLLDYLVMALYALMIVLITFWAMRRIGSTKDFFAAGGKMPWWLSGVSHHMSGYSAAVFVAYAAVAYQAGITIYFWWAFPIAIAVLFGAIVFAPRWARLRIHMNIESPMEYLATRYNVPTQQVLAWSGVILKVFDVGAKWAAIAIIINVFTGFDPLMGILIAGALSLFYSVMGGLWADACNDFGQFVVQFIAAIVMVVAVAVHLGGVSQLLHIWDHLPAQHTVIVQEPYSLGFILAYFVIYTLSYNGGTWNLAQRFIASPGGKQARKAALLSAALYLIWPLVLFYPMWAAPLLFPDLADPSRSYSVMAMSLLPNGLIGLVLVAMFTHTLSMTSSDANAITAVVTRDILPALFPKRFSHATPSLLAARITTTLFIIITLIIALNAGRFGGVLTLLIVWFGGLVGPISIPMLLGLLPWFRKCGATAAIASWAIGVATFFIVKFLLPGMSTATVVAAPVFSSLVIFWLCGVLRRSPVAPEVDTLLNALNQDGPAPTPRGAGVSAYHTESK
- a CDS encoding N-acetylglucosamine-6-phosphate deacetylase, translating into MPEQPLRGRHYRTLQPIEVRVAEGMIRAIQPVADQAALPLIAPGLVDLQVNGYAAIDFNHFPFSVDEVAQVTRELWRQGVTTFMPTVITADSDVIEQAVKTLAEACEEHPEVARAVCGIHLEGPFLSPEDGPRGAHPRAHIKAPDAQLFRRWQAAAGGRITLLTLSPEWPTAPDFIRTLTAMGVVVSLGHTAATPEQIITAVEAGARMSTHLGNGAHLQLPRHPNYIWQQLAQDELACALIADGDHLPLSVLKVCMRVKGEQAFLVSDVTRFAGMAAGVYDAPIGGRVRLSENGRLAMAEQPQLLAGSAKGLFHGVNHLVHHALAPLPQALEMASIRPARQMGLPSQQGLNIGAPADLILLTPSNTHGLTLTATWKAGRKVWG
- a CDS encoding ABC transporter substrate-binding protein; the protein is MRLSRRSLLQLALTLPLAGGVKAALPPQRIAVLDWGLTELLLSLGVTPLAVSAPQWYRQLIGLPTLPAQVQDIGLLFQPNLEALYGLKPDLIIITPAHAMSKPMLEAIAPTLTLATGRLASFYASCDKLATRLALKPQAARLRAGLDQQLLHTQDALRQQAATPCYLASPVDDLHIRLYGENSFFNDVMQRVGLTNAWRGAVNAQGEAQVEIQQIAGSQHARLLIMPAPGQSPAALRGWTQSRLWRALPLTRCPQRIVLPHAISESGALLSAQRFAHDLETTLTTLSGAHCD
- a CDS encoding TonB-dependent siderophore receptor, whose protein sequence is MKQARDIFQGITAQAALLATVIGSASPMANAAENSSAPPAESTMVVNANTQQTTEDEGNAVAHVSAAATKTATPLIETPQSVSVVTQAQIATQAAKTIPQAVRYLAGVSAESSGPDTRFDTIYVRGFEADEYLDGLRLPREAYWSRPAWDPYLLSRIEVVKGPSSVLYGQANPGGIVNLVSKKPEAQPGGEVYLSAGNYHQFGTGFDVTGPLDDNHQLLGRVSGTFFNTQTQVDHSRYQHFDIAPSLTWQPDADTSLTVLAQLRRDPDSGFFNQQPVVGTLVHNPNGHISTHFYGGQPGLDTYSRNQGSIGYQFEHRFNDLVTVRQNLRYLSSSADYKMVYPIGVVPNAPLVNRASMNLTETMSNIALDNQSEWHFATGPLNHTVLAGVDYMHTSIRSNAGYGDASPINYLDPDYSTPVTLPDFTSRTHSTMAQTGAYLQDQLKWDRWVMNLGGRFDYAKTNVRDLVASSNSQQNDHATTGRAALLYHFDNGLAPYISYSTSFVPTSGSDFNGNAFKPTKGKQSEIGLKYDPLGLDALFTVALFDLRETNVATADLEHLNYSVQTGEIRSKGVELEGKINLTPDWLVLASYAYTDPEVVQSNNGDKGNDPVAISRNSARLWSEYSLHGALDGLKVGGGARYIGTSYANRANTLKVPAATVYDAMVSYRWRQWQMALNAENLTNKVYLASCQDNGCEYAIKRQYVATLSYQW